A part of Prionailurus viverrinus isolate Anna chromosome E1, UM_Priviv_1.0, whole genome shotgun sequence genomic DNA contains:
- the TEX19 gene encoding LOW QUALITY PROTEIN: testis-expressed protein 19 (The sequence of the model RefSeq protein was modified relative to this genomic sequence to represent the inferred CDS: deleted 1 base in 1 codon) produces the protein MCRPVSVRYGDEGVSYLRASWRYQLRHGGQLGICFACFKAAFLELRDSLESEDWEEGDWDPEPTDPRRAGPEQGRGPGVGLSWGQGQGRPAQEGVCGVGGGPPHPPPPTPGSEEERPDHHFAPTELEPQDAAPRGQGPEDAGWTQSLPWRLGGPPRLRTLAEAPSSVAGASQSGPAPGGAHGVGAGHHAGRGPRRGRGRGPRRGPGRGRGRGLGKGPAAPLRGGLLRCRLPPEDDDDDAGVGPAESPGKCWKVLLEPDEVWAVGPQDAPQKQDLHRWKLRVLESSPPGRDEELVPADTALLKRGLAILSSSPGAGAGAGEGGTPPPTLPASPGPPASSSHGWDPGTTEPEPGSSGPSGGSLAAVGASALGELARFQPFGRGPQNGGPEAQVATVVLAAPSPRQPGEPPAKNRGAGAWGRRMGSCVGTEDRDRLCLRGRDPFKSL, from the exons ATGTGCCGCCCGGTCAGCGTGCGGTACGGGGACGAGGGCGTGTCCTACCTCCGCGCGTCCTGGAGGTATCAGCTTCGACATGGCGGCCAGCTGGGGATTTGCTTCGCTTGCTTCAAGGCTGCCTTCCTGGAGCTCAGAGACTCGCTGGAGTCGGAAGACTGGGAGGAGGGAGACTGGGACCCTGAGCCCACGGACCCCCGCCGG GCGGGGCCTGAGCAGGGCCGGGGCCCGGGGGTGGGGctgagctgggggcagggccagggtcgCCCCGCCCAGGAGGGGGTCTGTGGAGTGGGGggcggccccccccaccccccaccccccaccccggggtcgGAGGAGGAGCGCCCGGACCACCACTTCGCGCCCACCGAGCTGGAGCCTCAGGACGCAGCACCCCGGGGCCAGGGCCCTGAGGACGCTGGCTGGACCCAGAGCCTCCCCTGGAGGCTCGGGGGGCCCCCCCGCCTGCGCACACTGGCCGAGGCCCCCTCCTCCGTGGCAGGGGCTTCTCAGAGTGGACCTGCCCCCGGGGGAGCCCACGGTGTTGGAGCGGGGCACCACGCGGGCCGTGGACCCCGCCGAGGCCGAGGCCGTGGACCCCGCCGAGGCCCAGGCCGAGGCCGAGGCCGAGGCCTGGGTAAGGGACCCGCAGCGCCTCTCCGTGGCGGGCTGCTGCGATGCCGTCTACCTCCGGAAGACGACGACGACGACGCCGGGGTGGGTCCTGCGGAAAGTCCTGGAAAGTGCTGGAAAGTGCTGCTGGAGCCCGATGAGGTGTGGGCGGTGGGACCCCAAGACGCACCCCAGAAGCAGGACCTGCACCGGTGGAAGCTGCGCGTTCTGGAGTCCTCTCCTCCGGGGCGGGACGAGGAGCTGGTCCCTGCGGACACAGCCCTGCTGAAGAGGGGCCTCGccatcctctcttcttcccccggggccggggcgggggcgggggagggggggacgcccccccccaccctccccgcatCACCCGGGCCCCCGGCCTCCTCCTCCCATGGGTGGGATCCCGGCACCACCGAGCCCGAGCCCGGGAGCAGCGGGCCCAGTGGGGGGAGCCTGGCTGCCGTGGGAGCCTCGGCCCTGGGGGAGCTGGCCCGCTTCCAGCCCTTCGGCCGAGGGCCCCAGAACGGAGGGCCCGAGGCCCAAGTGGCCACCGTCGTcctggctgccccctccccacgaCAGCCAGGGGAGCCACCGGCCAAGAATAGGGGGGCCGGTGCCTGGGGACGAAGAATGGGGAGCTGCGTCGGGACTGAGGATCGGGACCGTCTCTGCCTCCGTGGAAGGGACCCTTTTAAAAGCCTGTAA